TGAACGCCGACCGGCAAAATGCCGGGCTGGAGCGAGTTGAGCCGCTCCAATATCCGGGTGCGTGACCAGTAGAACTCAATCTTGTCCTCAAACACCACGTATATGGTTGAAAATCCGAAATACGAGTAACTCCTGATTGCTTTTACACCAGGAATACCCAAGAGTTGTACGGTCAGTGGATAGGTAATCTGATCCTCGACGTTTTTTGCCGAGCGGCCTTCCCAAACCGTGAACACTATCTGCTGATTCTCTCCAATGTCCGGAATCGCATCCACCGGCACCGGGTTTCGGGGTAACAGAGGAATGTCCCAGTCAAAGGGGGCAACGGCCAGGCCAACGAGGAAGACCGCCAGTATCAGGACGAACACCAGGAGTTTCTGCTGTAGCCAAAAGCCCATCATTTTTGAGAAAAGCGTTGGCGCTACGATCTCCGATTCGTCATTTTGATTCGCCATCACTGTCCCTCCTTCCCATGAGCGGAATGGGGATCTTTTTCAGCCTCGGGGGCCTTCTTAACCGGGGCTTTTGACTCCTGCTCAGGTGTCCCATGTCCGGCGTGAGCGTCAGGCGCAGGAGGCATTGTCATTGCGGGAGCCTTCTCAGCAGTGGCTTTTGACTCTTGCTCGGGTGTCTCATGGCCGGTGTGATTTGTCTGGAGTTCAGGCCCTGCAGAGATTGCCTCCGGGGCCGATGGTGCACCTTTGTTCGCCTCAACCGGATTCATCATGCTGGGTTGGCCAGAAATCTGAACCGAGCTGTCAATCTCGAAATTCCCCTTGACAACCACGCGTTCCCCCTCTTTGAGGCCGCCGGAAATTACGTATTTGTTCCCCGCCCTCGGGCCTAAAACCACATCTCTCTGCTCGTACGTCGGCTGCTTCTGATTCGGGACTTCTACATAGACAAGGGATCGCTTTCCGGTAAATAAGACCGCTGTCTCGGGCACTATAAGTGGCAGGACTGGATTCTCGACTCCGGAGTATCCGTATGCTGAAGCCGGTTGCAAGGGCTGTTGAGTTTTGGGGCAGGTGCCGGGGACATCGCTCACTTCTTTGGGGTCAAACGGGCAGATATATTTTCCCACCCATTCCGGCTTTATTACCCTCCCCTGGTCGTCTACTTCCGCTTCAAGCTCGGCATTGACAAACATATGGGGTTTTAATTCGTAATCCGGATTTTCTGCATCAACCCTCACCTTGATAGTCCGAGTCCCCATTTCTAAAACAGGCTCTATGAATATGACCTTGCCCTTGAAGGTTTTTCCGGGAAATGACGGCGTCGTGAATGTGACCTCCTGCCCGTACCTGATCCACGGGAGATCCGGCTCGTACGCATCGAGCTTTACCCATACGTGGGACAAGTCATTGATGACGAACATGTCTTGGCCTTCTTTCACGAATTGGCCCAGGACCGCCTTTTTTTCCATCACAATTCCGTTGATAGGCGCTCTGAGGGTTACGTACAGCTCCGGCTTCTTGCTTTCGCGAATTCGCGTGACCTGGTCCGTTGTCATGCCATACTGCTTGAGCTTTTCCTCGGCTCCACGGATGACACCTTCTTCGTCTTTGCTCCTAATGCTCTCGAACAGCTCCACCTGGCTTTTGATTAGCGTTGGACTCCAGACGGTCACCATGGGGTCGCCTTTGTTCACCTTGACTCCGGTGAAGTCTATGAAGACCTGGTCAAGGCGTCCATCAATGCGCGCAGTGAGCGTGGCCACCCTGGTCTCGGCGTCGAAGACCATTCCGACCATTCTCAGCTTCTTCACGGCCTTCTCTCTCTTTACTGCGGCCGTCTGCACCTTCGCCAGCATCTTGGATTCTTCAGACATGGCATAGCGAACCGGACCTTCGCTTTTGGATTCGACCCGCGCTGGCAAACCGTGGGCATGTCCCCCGGAAACAGGGCTCTTTGTCTGCTGTTCTGCCTGACTTGTTTGAGGGGCTTGAGACTCATCATGGCCTTTCTCGTGTCCTGAGCCTCTCAGAAAGTAGATCGCCAATGTCGCGACAATAATCAGTGATCCTATTAAGACCCACTTCAAAGTCTTCTTTGATATGGTCACAGTGTCATTCATGTTTTCCCCCGGTTTCTGAGCCACGTAGCTTTTCTTCCCTAGAACGTGGCCGAATATACTCGGAGCGACTCACCCACAGAACGTCATTTCCACGATTCAATTTCAGCCACCACGGAGGGGGTGAGTCAGGATACGTGTTACGTTAGTCTTCTGTACCGGGGGAATCAAGAAAGGAAAGAGCAGGTCTGCAAGAGGAGGGACAGAGGTTTCTCCAGATGAGAAAGAAACGGTCGAGTATTGGCCCAAGCCGTTTTCAGAGACTCTCTGGCGTCGATAGTAGCCACAGGTAACGCCAAGGCTTGATATTGCGGGAGCACGGACTCAGTTTCGGTGAGTCTCGCCGGGCTAAGGTCTTGGGGGCATCGAAAGGACACGCACCCATCATGGCACTTATGGTTCGCCGCATTCTTGTGTTTGCATGAGGAATCGTGATGAGCGGCTCGGCAGCTATCGTCTGCACACTCGATCAACTCACGCGTATCCGTCGGACAGCAACAGCCGCTGGACACGCCTAAAGCGGCATTGGCCCAGACAAACAACAACATGATGATGACCGTGATCGGACGATTCATGCAGCACTCTCCATTTTGCTAAAAATGATTCGTATCTTTCCAAAGTCAAGACCTGCTGGGATCTTTGGAGGAGAAACCAGGTAAAAATGGTGTCCCTTGGTTCCCCGACGGCTCCCCTGCCATTTCTGCTTTGTTCACACGTCGTTCCCGCGAAGGCGGGAACCCGGGGAATCCCGCGAGACGCGGGACTGGATTCCTCCCCCTGTTTTGACCGGGGTAAACTTGGGGATCGCAGGAATGACGGAATGCGGCCGTCTCGATAAAAACAAGGAAGATTGCCCCTACATGCCTCTTTGAATTCGTATCAAAGAGCAAACCGATCCCATGCGTACGGCTCGTGCATGACCCGAAGAAAGGACAAAATTCGTTCTCCACAGCCCTCCCTTCTCCTTTTTTCACTCCCCGATTCGGCATAACCTGCAGCACTTGCCAAGTTGAGCCTATGCACCCTATTTTATGTATATCAACGAGAAGTCGTGATCACAATGGCGTGAAATAGGTCAAAACACCGTCTAAAGGGTCACAAGGGGCAAAAGTGAGAATCGGGCATCGGACAGACCCTGGCAAAGACAGATCCAACAATGAGGACAGCTTGTACGTTGACCTGGACCTGGGATTATTCATAGTGGCTGATGGCATGGGCGGTCACAACGCGGGAGAAGTGGCGAGCGCATTAGCGGTGGAAGCGACCGCGAGATCTGTGCGGGAAGGGCTCAAGGCAGGAAAAGAGGCAGAACAGGTCATTCGCGAAGCGATCGCCTGGGCAAACGAGACGATCCTGGCAAAGTCTTTGAACAATCCCGCGTGGGAGGAAATGGGCACGACAGTGCTGATGGCCCTCACTACCGATCATCAAGTGATAATCGGGCATGCCGGGGACAGCCGGGCCTACTTGATCCGACACGGCGAAATACAACAACTCACTGACGACCACACTTTTGTATCCGAATGGTTGAAGGAAGGGCTGATCACTAAAGAACAGGCCCGAACGCATGATCAGCGCCACGGGCTGACAGAGGTATTGGGAGTAACTCACGGTGTGGAAGCGGAGGTTTCCGTCTGGCCCTGGGAGGATAATGCGTGCCTGCTCCTGTGTTCCGACGGCTTGACGGACATCCTCGACGATACGGAAATTCTCACGATTGTAGAAATTGCATCCGAGCCCCAAACAGCCTGCGACAACCTCGTCAGCGAAGCCAACACAAAAGGGGCCCAAGACGATATTACCGTCATACTGGTCTGCAATTGATCACGCGAACCCGGCGAGGGCCTCACATGGGATCTTCGTTGACACTCCTCGCACAGCGGAATCCCACGTCCTCGAAAGCCATGGATGGGTCCTGGGCAATGCCGGGAAAGAGGGTCGACCCGTGCAGCAGGGTTCCTCTCATTCCCCCGAGGACTACGAACTGCGGTTTCCTTTCGGGTGCAAGAACCACCCTTGTACCCCATTCACTTACGTTTCTCATTAGGCCTCTTATACCGTCAGCATTTGGATCAAAATCGCTCACTGGATAGGGGACTAGTGATGCCCCGCCATATTGGTAGGAATCTACCGGTCTTGTCTGCCTGGGCGAATTTGAGCGGCTCTGTTTTCGACCGACATCTCCCGTGGTCTCTTCCCCTTTGTATGCTCCCACCCACGACTCCATTTCCGTCTCAAGATCGTGGGTGCTACGGGCAATCTCAGGACTGCCTTTCTTCAACGGAGCTTCCTGTCGGCCTGCTGCACGGAGCCATTCGGCTTCCCTGGGCAGTCGCTTGCCATAGAATGCTGCATAAGCCGCAGCTCCGAACCCGGTCACCTTCACCACCGGATGTGAGGCGACACCAGCATACTGTAACAAGAACCTGCCATTTCGATACACGATCGGTTCGTAACTGCCATATACGGGCCCCAAGACGAACCAGGGCCGGCCATCGCCTCTGACTATGCCGTCTTCGACGTTGACCTTGGAAAGCACTTGGTTAAGGAATTCCACATACTTGTAGTTGGTGACTTCAGTCTCATCCATATAGAACGCGGGCACTTCAATCAGTTTGCCACCTTCAGTGCCGACATAATCGGGGAGCCTGATCTCGCCTATAGGAACCAGGTGCATTGTAGAGCCGTCTTTGCCTGACAAAGTGGCCACCGACGGCTCGTATTCCCGAGGCGCATTCTCTCCACCCATGGCCTTCTCCGATTCTGTCGGTTCCGTCACCTCCGGGGTGGAAATATGCGAGGGCGCGGGGGCGTCGTGCGTCATGATGAAGTGGTGGTACAGATTCGACAAGCCCACGATAGCCAGCAATACCAGTGCTATGGCAATCAACTGCTTGCGATGGAGGCCTTTGAGTAACGGTCGATCCGCTGTCTCGGCCCTCTCGATCAACCATTCCAGAGGGCCCCGAAGATCCTTTACGGACGGAGTTCTTTTCTGTAAATCCTCGGCCGTGGCTTGTTGGATGATGATATCTAGCCCCTTCAAAAACGGGGTATGGGGGTTTGAGAGGCACACCCCTTTCAAGGGACACGCGGTCTTACTGTCCACCATTTTTCCCTGAACCGCTTCGTAGAGAATCTTCCCCAATGCATATACATCGGCTCGGGCATCAGTTTCCCCAAGGTCCATAAATTGTTCCGGAGCCATATATGTGATGGTACCTTCCACGTGGTGGCTTTTGGTAAGCTGGGCCCACTGAGGTCCTCCCGCAATGCCGAAATCGGTGATCTTAGGCGTAGAGCCGTCCAAGAGAACGTTCTCGGGTTTCATATCGCGATGGACGATTCCAAGTGCGTGAACCGTCTCCAGGCCGTCAAATATGGGCAGAAAGTATGTTCTAATCCAGTGCCTGAGATCTCGTTCGCTGTCATGGTAACCCTGGTAAGGCATCGTGTCCCGGAGCGTGCGTCCGCCGGGTACGTATTCCATGACCACGTATCGAATCACGACTGCTCCATTTTTGAATATCGTGGCAGCATCCTGGTCGTAAACCTGAACCACATAGGGATGGCGGATCTGGGCCATAGCCATGGCTTCCCGATGGAACCGCCCGATCTCGGTTTCCACCTCCTCCTGGTCGTCTCCGAATTCCGCGAGATACTCAACCGAGACAGTCTTCACCACCACTTCTCGGTTCAAGTTAGTTTGCCGGGCTCTGTAGAGTTCTCCCTTGCCGCCAGTGGCGATATGTTCAAGAATCTCCCACTTGTCGTTGAGCACCATTCCCTGTTGCAGTAGAGGACTCTTGTTTCGTGAACTGGTGGAAGTGGTCTTGGAATCCATGTCAAACTACCTTAAGTTAAGGTTGTGCCTCCAACCGAATTAGACAACAGAGAAGCAGACTGTTTAGCCGCCAAGTTTCCCGCTTGTTTGGTCTAGTTTCATCTCAGCGCTTGGGATCTCTTTCAGTTTCTGTACCGCCTGTCGCTTGCCCTTCGACTCGTTGGCTTGTTGGCACACAGTATATTGCAGCGCAGCCCCGGCTGCGCCGAAGGGAACCGAAATCAAAAATGCTATCGCGTCCAGTATTCCGTCTCGCTTCTTCATCATCTTTCTCCTGGGGTATGGAAACCCCTGTGCAGAGAGAACCTGTGGGAAGTCCTCGCGGTCAGCCCAGACCCGCCGGCCTTCGTCAGAGTTGATCTTCAGTTAGTCGTTAAATCCGGCGCGTAGCTAGCGTCCGAGGACGGCATTTTTGTCGTCATGACAAAAGGAGGCCATGCACTGGGAAGGAATTCAAATCAACAGATAAACTGTTTGAAGGCGGGTGATTGGGAATTTCAGTTGGACGTCAACAAGCGAAGCGCTATCATGGCTCACGATTGTTACCGCAAAGGCTAAGAGATGTGGAGGGGCTGCGATACTTGCACCCTGGCCCTTCGGCAATACCTTTGTCGGAGTATTGGCTACGTGAAGATAAGGACCTCGCGCAGAAAGTGCTAGGCAATGACAACAGGGTTGTACAGTCAATATTTGGTCGAGAACGCGGAGATGATCGTGACCGTCTGCGGGAGATGCCAAGGAATTGTGCGTGCAATCATGCGCGATATGGTGCTTTTCGCCCTGGACCCCAACTGCGCCGCAAGAGCAGCTCATAGCCAGACCTGTCGTCACCAGCGTGACATACGCCAACGTTAGAATACACCCGAGGATCTTTCTTATTTTCGACGTGCTCATACCAATATCTCAGTGACCCACTCTGCTTCTGAACTCCCTAAATATCAGGGTAATAGCGGGTGCTTAAGATGTCAAGCGCTTTCTTGATCAATTAAGTAGGTGACGAGCAGTCCGATCCCTACCAGATGGCTAGGGTGTTGCTAGGATTTGGGACCGCGCACATAAGTTCACACGCGGGCTTCCGCGGGGTCCCGAGAGCCTGCCAGCAACATAGATCCAACACAAAAGCATAATAGTCAAGTAGTTATGTCATAATATGAATGTTAAATATCCGAAGATGGCCCAATATAACTCATCCTATTTCTAGAGTTTTGAACTAATACACGATAATTTCATTTTTTTCTTGACATTACAGAAAGCCAATGCCAGTACACCGACAAAAGTTCGGTTCGGGAGGGCGGGTATGTTGAGAAGAACCCAAACGCTATTAGTCTGCCAAATTCTCGTGGTACTCCTTTTCGCATCGGTTTCATACGCCGGGAATCTCACCCAAGCCGGTGCTCAGGGACATCACGACACCACGTTTTCACCTCCTGCCCCAGGGTACACCGTTGGCCCAAAGATCGAATCAAGGGGTATTTTCAAGTGCCGTCCGCAAGGGTACGGGCACTCACTCACCGGGCCATCCCGTGACCACCCCGGCATGCAGGCGTCCGGGCACGAATCAGAATGTGCCCTTCCCGTGCATCCGACGAGGGGATGGGAGTTAGCTGCCGACGCTTCCTTCGCTAGAACAAAAGGCAAGGTGCGCTTTTCCACAGGAATGCTCTGGGGCTCATACGGCCTCGATGACATAGACCTGAATGCCGACATGGGAATGGACGATCACGGGGTGATGGCTTCGTTCATGGCCATGTACAGGTTCAGACCGAAGTGGTCTTTCCGGTATTCGATTATGCCTATGACTATGATGGGTTCAGGACAAGCCGGAAGATCCTTTGTGTTCGGAAACGCTCAGTACACCGCGGGCCAACAGGTTAATATGGAATGGCAGCATCTGGAGCAGCGTTTCGGACTTATCTATGATGTCGTTCACGCCCACGCCTCCAGAATTAGCGTGTTCGGCGACTACGTTCGTGTGGCCGACAGGATAAAGGTCATGCAGATGCAGTTTGGAATGGGCAGCGGCATCATGGACAATGACCTCAACATGGCCATGGCGGGCCTCGAATTCGAGAAGTGTCTGAAAGCGACCCGCACAAAGGCAGCTCTCTCCCTGGGATGCAAGGCCGGCGCGTATTTCCTGGACGATGCCGTCGGCGCGGAAGCGGAAACCGCCTTGAGGTACAGCATACCAATGAACTGCGGGCGATGGGGCTTTGCAAAGGGTGGTTACAGGTATCTCACGTACAAGAAAAAATCCAGTGACGCGAGGATGTTCGATATGGCCATGGAAGGAGGCTTCCTCCAGATGGGCCTTGTTTTCTAAACGGAGACTGTGGCCTGCGATCAACTCCGATAGGCAGCCTGTCAGCCCTTCACTCTTAGCTCGACCGCCTCTTCATCACTCCCAGCTCAGTGGCGGTCGGGCTTTCTTTTCTAAGACGACCACGATTGGACCCGGCAGGACTTTGTCATCAATGGAGATAAGCATTCAACACGTACTGCTGTACCATCCGTTGCGTGTTGAAAAATGAGGCGTTGAAGGCTATGCTGTGCCGCATGATTTCCGTCCATTTGTCCCTGTCCCCGTAATACATGGGAAGAATGACCTTTTCCAGTTTGTCGTAAATCTCTTGCGCCTCCGATGTGTGACCATCCGATTCCACTGACCTTGATCCGACGGACCATCCGGTAACGCCCTCCACATGGCCTTCAATCCACCAGCCGTCGAGCACGCTAAGGCTTGGAATGCCGTTATGGGCCGCTTTCATACCAGAAGTGCCCGACGCCTCCAGGGGCTTTTGAGGTGTGTTAAGCCAGAGATCGACGCCCGCGGTCAGTAGCTTTGCGAGGTCCATGTCGTAATTGACGAGATAGGCAATCTTGATGCCGTCTTTCAACGCTTGGGCGGCTTGGAATACTTTCTTGATCAGTTCCTTTCCCTGCCAATCCTGTGGATGGGCCTTTCCCGCGAATATGAGCTGGATTTTTCCCGCTTGGCTCGCGATGCTCCGGAGCCTCTCCATATCCGAGAATATTAGATCCATTCTCTTGTACGGGGTCGCCCTGCGGGCAAATCCGATAATGAAGGTCTCACAGTCCATCCCGGTGTTGGTCTCCTTGTTCACGTGATCGCAGAGCAATTTCTTGGCAGCCACATGAGCTTCCCAGATCTCTTGTTTGGGAATGCCTAAGCTGTATCTCAGGGTAAACGAGTCTGTAGTCCATCCGGGGATATATTTGTCGAAAAGCAATTTGAAGCTGTCTGACGTCCATGTATACGAATGAACCCCGTTGGTTATGGAATCCACGGGATAGGCGGGGAACATTTCTTTCGATACTTCACCATGTCTCTTCGCCACCCCGTTTACATAGTGGCTCATGTTCAAGGCCAGCAAAGTCATGTTCAGGCGATCTTTGCCGCCGAGCATCTTTATGATATCCGGCGGAAATCCCCCTCCAAGGAATTCCTCGACCATGTTGTAAGAAAAATGATCGTGACCGGCCGGCACTGGGGTATGGGTGGTAAAGACACAAGATTTTCTTACAGCCTCAAAATCCCATTCAGGGGCTTCTTTTCGCCGGCGTTCCCGGAGCAGTTCCATGACCAGCAAGCTGGCGTGGCCCTCATTCATGTGGAATCTTTTGAGTTTGCTGTAACCCAAATTCCCAAGCATTCTGACGCCACCGATACCCAGGATCATTTCCTGGGAAAACCTGCATGCCTCATCGCCCCCGTACAGGCACCGGGTCAGGCTTTGATCATCAGCACTGTTTCCTTCGAGGTTGGTGTCTAAAAAAATGACCGGCACGCAATAGCCGGTCATCCCAATCATGTCGTATTGCCAGGCAGCTACCTTCACGGTCCTGCCGCGTATCCGTATCTCAAT
This sequence is a window from Desulfomonile tiedjei. Protein-coding genes within it:
- a CDS encoding Stp1/IreP family PP2C-type Ser/Thr phosphatase → MRIGHRTDPGKDRSNNEDSLYVDLDLGLFIVADGMGGHNAGEVASALAVEATARSVREGLKAGKEAEQVIREAIAWANETILAKSLNNPAWEEMGTTVLMALTTDHQVIIGHAGDSRAYLIRHGEIQQLTDDHTFVSEWLKEGLITKEQARTHDQRHGLTEVLGVTHGVEAEVSVWPWEDNACLLLCSDGLTDILDDTEILTIVEIASEPQTACDNLVSEANTKGAQDDITVILVCN
- the glgP gene encoding alpha-glucan family phosphorylase → MARDPVCGMVVQEDTRLRSHYEGQVYYFCSEFCRNLFERVPEKYLRVIESRAITLEQERSIAYFSMEIAVSPNVPTYSGGLGILAGDTLRSCADLKVPVVGVTLLYGKGYFRQQLDEQGNQIELPVDWNPSDYLRCLSEYIEIRIRGRTVKVAAWQYDMIGMTGYCVPVIFLDTNLEGNSADDQSLTRCLYGGDEACRFSQEMILGIGGVRMLGNLGYSKLKRFHMNEGHASLLVMELLRERRRKEAPEWDFEAVRKSCVFTTHTPVPAGHDHFSYNMVEEFLGGGFPPDIIKMLGGKDRLNMTLLALNMSHYVNGVAKRHGEVSKEMFPAYPVDSITNGVHSYTWTSDSFKLLFDKYIPGWTTDSFTLRYSLGIPKQEIWEAHVAAKKLLCDHVNKETNTGMDCETFIIGFARRATPYKRMDLIFSDMERLRSIASQAGKIQLIFAGKAHPQDWQGKELIKKVFQAAQALKDGIKIAYLVNYDMDLAKLLTAGVDLWLNTPQKPLEASGTSGMKAAHNGIPSLSVLDGWWIEGHVEGVTGWSVGSRSVESDGHTSEAQEIYDKLEKVILPMYYGDRDKWTEIMRHSIAFNASFFNTQRMVQQYVLNAYLH
- a CDS encoding efflux RND transporter periplasmic adaptor subunit encodes the protein MNDTVTISKKTLKWVLIGSLIIVATLAIYFLRGSGHEKGHDESQAPQTSQAEQQTKSPVSGGHAHGLPARVESKSEGPVRYAMSEESKMLAKVQTAAVKREKAVKKLRMVGMVFDAETRVATLTARIDGRLDQVFIDFTGVKVNKGDPMVTVWSPTLIKSQVELFESIRSKDEEGVIRGAEEKLKQYGMTTDQVTRIRESKKPELYVTLRAPINGIVMEKKAVLGQFVKEGQDMFVINDLSHVWVKLDAYEPDLPWIRYGQEVTFTTPSFPGKTFKGKVIFIEPVLEMGTRTIKVRVDAENPDYELKPHMFVNAELEAEVDDQGRVIKPEWVGKYICPFDPKEVSDVPGTCPKTQQPLQPASAYGYSGVENPVLPLIVPETAVLFTGKRSLVYVEVPNQKQPTYEQRDVVLGPRAGNKYVISGGLKEGERVVVKGNFEIDSSVQISGQPSMMNPVEANKGAPSAPEAISAGPELQTNHTGHETPEQESKATAEKAPAMTMPPAPDAHAGHGTPEQESKAPVKKAPEAEKDPHSAHGKEGQ
- a CDS encoding SUMF1/EgtB/PvdO family nonheme iron enzyme, producing the protein MDSKTTSTSSRNKSPLLQQGMVLNDKWEILEHIATGGKGELYRARQTNLNREVVVKTVSVEYLAEFGDDQEEVETEIGRFHREAMAMAQIRHPYVVQVYDQDAATIFKNGAVVIRYVVMEYVPGGRTLRDTMPYQGYHDSERDLRHWIRTYFLPIFDGLETVHALGIVHRDMKPENVLLDGSTPKITDFGIAGGPQWAQLTKSHHVEGTITYMAPEQFMDLGETDARADVYALGKILYEAVQGKMVDSKTACPLKGVCLSNPHTPFLKGLDIIIQQATAEDLQKRTPSVKDLRGPLEWLIERAETADRPLLKGLHRKQLIAIALVLLAIVGLSNLYHHFIMTHDAPAPSHISTPEVTEPTESEKAMGGENAPREYEPSVATLSGKDGSTMHLVPIGEIRLPDYVGTEGGKLIEVPAFYMDETEVTNYKYVEFLNQVLSKVNVEDGIVRGDGRPWFVLGPVYGSYEPIVYRNGRFLLQYAGVASHPVVKVTGFGAAAYAAFYGKRLPREAEWLRAAGRQEAPLKKGSPEIARSTHDLETEMESWVGAYKGEETTGDVGRKQSRSNSPRQTRPVDSYQYGGASLVPYPVSDFDPNADGIRGLMRNVSEWGTRVVLAPERKPQFVVLGGMRGTLLHGSTLFPGIAQDPSMAFEDVGFRCARSVNEDPM